Proteins co-encoded in one Quercus robur chromosome 8, dhQueRobu3.1, whole genome shotgun sequence genomic window:
- the LOC126695579 gene encoding zinc finger CCCH domain-containing protein 2-like isoform X2, with protein MSSICAEQQHNLHTSYQLISPKKSLKTIDIPPRKLLSRRLISEPDMYFSDDTLFQRFLSNNNVGGDNLDESDSDYDPYSSDHFRMYEFKVRRCTRSRSHDWTDCPFAHPGEKARRRDPRRFHYSGQVCPEYRRGSCSRGDSCVFAHGVFECWLHPARYRTEACKDGKNCKRKVCFFAHTPRQLRVLPLNSHHSSPELACNKKLASNHCCLFCRCANSSPTSTLLGMSHLSPPLSPPLSPVKHRSINGFSPISRYADRFVSSESSGGMNAQMNSHGVQSYKDALTELMSSLEVMNFSETSSPLSVKSPNVPWLDVSFNNIEDQQQFILSPSTPNPPSFRSANFFSGDCSSNCFADETNNNNEEYNKVNENGWSCSDPDLGWVNELLM; from the exons ATGAGCAGCATTTGTGCAGAGCAACAACACAACCTCCACACCTCTTACCAACTCATCTCCCCCAAAAAATCACTCAAAACCATTGATATCCCACCAAGAAAGCTCCTCAGTCGCCGCCTTATCTCAGAACCAGACATGTACTTCTCCGATGACACCCTCTTCCAGAGATTCCTGTCCAACAACAACGTTGGTGGTGACAATCTTGATGAGTCAGATTCAGACTATGACCCTTACTCCTCTGACCATTTCCGCATGTACGAGTTCAAGGTTCGCCGCTGCACGCGAAGCCGGAGCCACGACTGGACTGACTGCCCTTTTGCTCATCCTGGCGAAAAGGCTCGCCGCCGTGACCCCAGAAGGTTTCATTACTCAGGCCAGGTGTGCCCTGAGTATCGCCGCGGCTCGTGTAGCCGTGGCGATAGCTGTGTGTTTGCTCATGGTGTGTTTGAGTGCTGGCTTCACCCTGCTAGGTACAGAACTGAGGCATGCAAAGATGGGAAAAATTGTAAGCGAAAAGTGTGCTTCTTTGCTCACACACCTCGCCAGCTTCGTGTTCTGCCTCTGAATTCTCATCACTCTTCGCCTGAGCTTGCATGCAACAAGAAATTGGCATCCAATCATTGCTGCTTGTTTTGTCGCTGTGCTAATTCTTCACCGACTTCAACACTATTGGGTATGTCTCATTTGTCTCCACCACTTTCACCGCCTCTCTCGCCAGTGAAACACCGTTCCATTAATGGGTTTTCTCCAATTTCTCGCTACGCTGACCGGTTTGTGAGTTCTGAGTCCAGTGGTGGTATGAATGCCCAGATGAATAGTCATGGGGTTCAGAGCTACAAAGATGCATTAACTGAGTTAATGAGCTCCTTGGAGGTTATGAATTTCAGTGAAAC CTCTTCACCTTTGTCTGTTAAAAGCCCAAATGTGCCTTGGCTTGATGTTTCTTTCAACAATATTGAAGATCAGCAACAGTTTATTCTTTCTCCTTCAACACCAAACCCGCCTTCTTTTAGGTCTGCAAATTTTTTCAGTGGGGATTGTTCAAGCAATTGCTTTGCTGAtgaaaccaacaacaacaatgagGAGTACAACAAGGTCAATGAAAATGGCTGGTCTTGCTCTGATCCGGATCTTGGTTGGGTCAATGAGCTACTGATGTAG
- the LOC126695579 gene encoding zinc finger CCCH domain-containing protein 2-like isoform X1: MSSICAEQQHNLHTSYQLISPKKSLKTIDIPPRKLLSRRLISEPDMYFSDDTLFQRFLSNNNVGGDNLDESDSDYDPYSSDHFRMYEFKVRRCTRSRSHDWTDCPFAHPGEKARRRDPRRFHYSGQVCPEYRRGSCSRGDSCVFAHGVFECWLHPARYRTEACKDGKNCKRKVCFFAHTPRQLRVLPLNSHHSSPELACNKKLASNHCCLFCRCANSSPTSTLLGMSHLSPPLSPPLSPVKHRSINGFSPISRYADRFVSSESSGGMNAQMNSHGVQSYKDALTELMSSLEVMNFSETSSPLSAKSPNVPWLDVSFNNETSSPLSVKSPNVPWLDVSFNNIEDQQQFILSPSTPNPPSFRSANFFSGDCSSNCFADETNNNNEEYNKVNENGWSCSDPDLGWVNELLM, from the coding sequence ATGAGCAGCATTTGTGCAGAGCAACAACACAACCTCCACACCTCTTACCAACTCATCTCCCCCAAAAAATCACTCAAAACCATTGATATCCCACCAAGAAAGCTCCTCAGTCGCCGCCTTATCTCAGAACCAGACATGTACTTCTCCGATGACACCCTCTTCCAGAGATTCCTGTCCAACAACAACGTTGGTGGTGACAATCTTGATGAGTCAGATTCAGACTATGACCCTTACTCCTCTGACCATTTCCGCATGTACGAGTTCAAGGTTCGCCGCTGCACGCGAAGCCGGAGCCACGACTGGACTGACTGCCCTTTTGCTCATCCTGGCGAAAAGGCTCGCCGCCGTGACCCCAGAAGGTTTCATTACTCAGGCCAGGTGTGCCCTGAGTATCGCCGCGGCTCGTGTAGCCGTGGCGATAGCTGTGTGTTTGCTCATGGTGTGTTTGAGTGCTGGCTTCACCCTGCTAGGTACAGAACTGAGGCATGCAAAGATGGGAAAAATTGTAAGCGAAAAGTGTGCTTCTTTGCTCACACACCTCGCCAGCTTCGTGTTCTGCCTCTGAATTCTCATCACTCTTCGCCTGAGCTTGCATGCAACAAGAAATTGGCATCCAATCATTGCTGCTTGTTTTGTCGCTGTGCTAATTCTTCACCGACTTCAACACTATTGGGTATGTCTCATTTGTCTCCACCACTTTCACCGCCTCTCTCGCCAGTGAAACACCGTTCCATTAATGGGTTTTCTCCAATTTCTCGCTACGCTGACCGGTTTGTGAGTTCTGAGTCCAGTGGTGGTATGAATGCCCAGATGAATAGTCATGGGGTTCAGAGCTACAAAGATGCATTAACTGAGTTAATGAGCTCCTTGGAGGTTATGAATTTCAGTGAAACCTCTTCACCTTTGTCTGCTAAAAGCCCAAATGTGCCTTGGCTTGATGTTTCTTTCAACAACGAAACCTCTTCACCTTTGTCTGTTAAAAGCCCAAATGTGCCTTGGCTTGATGTTTCTTTCAACAATATTGAAGATCAGCAACAGTTTATTCTTTCTCCTTCAACACCAAACCCGCCTTCTTTTAGGTCTGCAAATTTTTTCAGTGGGGATTGTTCAAGCAATTGCTTTGCTGAtgaaaccaacaacaacaatgagGAGTACAACAAGGTCAATGAAAATGGCTGGTCTTGCTCTGATCCGGATCTTGGTTGGGTCAATGAGCTACTGATGTAG